One Thunnus thynnus chromosome 21, fThuThy2.1, whole genome shotgun sequence DNA segment encodes these proteins:
- the LOC137173268 gene encoding transcription factor 24-like yields MVGRQTLGMHSGQCSGTVVDDSPPSSPSSSPSPDGRRRELQRARVLQAGGLGGRGRPAAANAARERSRVQTLRTAFLELQRTLPSVPPDTKLSKLDVLILATTYIAHLTRTLQEEGTEEGESTKQTDALHSLKGDGYLHPVKKWPMRSRLYVGATGQFLNTTHPSDSENQGPSSSKSKEQA; encoded by the exons ATGGTTGGAAGACAGACTCTCGGAATGCACAGCGGTCAGTGCTCCGGGACTGTGGTAGATGACAGTCCTCCATCCAGTCCAAGTTCCAGTCCCAGTCCGGACGGTCGTCGTCGGGAGCTCCAGCGGGCCAGGGTGCTTCAGGCCGGCGGGCTCGGCGGCAGAGGACGCCCGGCGGCAGCTAACGCAGCGCGGGAGAGGAGTCGAGTGCAAACTCTGAGAACCGCGTTCCTGGAGCTACAAAGGACTTTGCCGTCCGTTCCGCCGGACACCAAGCTGTCCAAACTCGACGTGTTGATACTGGCCACCACCTACATTGCCCATTTGACTCGAACACTACAAGAGGAAGGCACGGAGGAGGGAGAgagcacaaaacaaacagatgcgTTACACTCATTAAAAGGTGATGGCTACCTGCACCCAGTGAAg AAATGGCCGATGCGATCCAGACTGTACGTCGGAGCTACGGGACAGTTCCTGAACACCACACATCCTTCAGATTCAGAGAATCAAGGCCCATCATCGTCCAAATCCAAGGAACAGGCTTAA
- the ppp1r42 gene encoding protein phosphatase 1 regulatory subunit 42, which produces MVRLTIDLIAKSRNHFKKKRGLSLPEYLKTLTHLHFFSKNIEDIGDLSMCRNLTVLYLYDNQITHICNLGFAYNLTHLYMQNNNISQIDNLSNLQKLSKLYLGGNRIAVVEGLEQLSELKELHLENQRLAPGEKLLLDPRTLRSLAESLCVLNINNNNIDEIRDLAVLKEIQHFCAADNKFHNMEELEDVFSHWPRLLQMDLSGNPACKKTKYRDRLITVCKRLEILDGREINELTRQFLINWKASKEAKKKKNNKHMLTGPLVPHPLTNDFNVGQGPHPGHIYSNANVQRWQPHQSLRAQKLKIPMSRLLNHMAVSSAICSPVDA; this is translated from the exons ATGGTACGCCTGACCATAGATCTGATCGCTAAATCTAGAAACCACTTCAAAAAGAAAAGGGGCCTCTCCTTGCCGGAGTACCTCAAGACACTTACCCACCTCCACTTTTTCAGCAAGAATATCGAGGATATT GGTGATCTGTCCATGTGTAGAAACCTCACTGTTCTCTACCTGTATGACAATCAGATCACACATATCTGCAACCTCGGCTTCGCTTACAAcctcacccatctgtatatgcAGAACAACAACATCTCACAAATAGATAATCTCTCTAACCTTCAGAAGCTCTCCAAGCT GTATCTTGGTGGAAACAGGATTGCAGTGGTGGAGGGCTTAGAGCAGCTCAGTGAGCTTAAGGAGCTTCATCTGGAGAATCAGAGGCTGGCACCAGGGGAAAAGTTGCTCCTTGACCCCAGGACTCTCCGTTCTCTCGCT GAATCTCTCTGTGTCTTGaatatcaacaacaacaacattgatGAAATCCGGGACCTGGCAGTGCTGAAGGAAATCCAGCATTTTTGTGCTGCTGACAATAAATTTCACAATATGGAG GAGTTGGAGGATGTGTTCAGCCACTGGCCTCGGCTACTTCAAATGGATTTGAGTGGAAATCCTGCGTGTAAAAAAACGAAGTACAGAGACCGCCTGATAACCGTGTGCAAAAGACTCG agATTCTCGATGGCCGGGAAATTAATGAGTTGACCAGACAGTTTCTTATTAACTGGAAAGCATCCAAAGAggccaagaagaaaaaaaacaacaaacacatgctGACTGGACCGCTGGTCCCCCATCCCTTAACAA ATGACTTTAACGTGGGTCAGGGTCCACATCCCGGTCACATCTACAGCAACGCTAACGTGCAGAGATGGCAGCCACACCAGTCTCTAAG GGCACAAAAATTAAAGATTCCTATGAGTAGACTACTCAACCATATGGCTGTGTCATCAGCCATCTGCAGTCCTGTGGATGCTTGA